From the Montipora capricornis isolate CH-2021 chromosome 2, ASM3666992v2, whole genome shotgun sequence genome, one window contains:
- the LOC138019256 gene encoding uncharacterized protein, with translation MAEASDNSCSSEDDEYSDPLEVAASAGARLSVPEKASISRKRKVPTNPAEKKRNVRGSVDPKVSAWDRMNEFKDQCLTTVSGNLRCDACRETLSKKKSTVKKHVASVKHITALEKIKKSKKKDQNIKDLLAKTSGGAKGSTLPEDMRLYRYELVEALLKAGIPLSKADSLRPFLEKYGHRLTSRNHLAEFIPTIHQKEIDLVKSEIAANSAFSVIFDGSTRLGEALAIVVRFIDKDWNIQQRLLKLEVLAKSMNGEELAQRLIQCMAVEYKIQPNQLLAAMRDGASVNEAGLRQVMFFFPNIFNVICFSHTIDNVGKHFEFSVLDTFSRCWNTMFSLSPAARLLWKTRTGTAMRLHSKTRWWSKWEVLNQVMEFFGDVEPFLRENDNLSPVCRASLLEIFDDPVTARDLDIELAAMIDAGKHFVQATYYLEGDGPLVFACYERLSALAHAIAIDSFPNTEAKARQHAGRNMALYNQLVAQGKACINPGFRFYQQKFSLQFHNVVRAFKAARLCCPVQVQALRPTAVSVQELKQFTFITDAEVVQLVEELPNYLATADGAAIETEEDKVQWWATHAAALPNWSAAVKKILLVQPSSASAERVFSLLQNAFSKQQEAALEETVETSVMLRYNDNKRT, from the coding sequence atggcggaggcgaGTGATAATTCATGCTCGAGTGAAGATGATGAATATTCAGATCCTTTGGAAGTAGCAGCTAGTGCTGGAGCTAGATTAAGTGTTCCAGAAAAAGCCAGTATCTCTCGGAAAAGAAAAGTGCCGACTAATCCAgccgaaaagaagagaaatgttCGTGGATCAGTCGATCCAAAAGTGTCCGCGTGGGATAGAATGAACGAGTTTAAGGACCAGTGCCTAACTACAGTGTCGGGAAATCTAAGATGTGACGCCTGCAGAGAaactctttccaaaaaaaagagtACTGTCAAGAAACATGTAGCATCCGTAAAGCACATCACAGCGCTAGAGAAGATTaagaaaagcaagaagaaaGATCAAAATATCAAGGATCTTCTTGCAAAAACAAGCGGAGGAGCAAAAGGATCCACATTACCCGAAGACATGAGGCTCTATCGATACGAGCTCGTGGAAGCTCTGCTGAAGGCAGGTATCCCTCTTTCAAAAGCCGACAGTTTGcgaccatttcttgaaaaatatggtcATCGCCTGACATCTCGGAACCATCTCGCAGAATTCATTCCCACGATTCATCAGAAGGAGATAGACTTAGTGAAATCCGAAATAGCTGCCAACAGTGCTTTTTCTGTGATCTTTGATGGGAGCACCAGGCTTGGGGAAGCGTTGGCAATTGTCGTCCGCTTCATTGACAAAGATTGGAATATACAGCAGAGGCTTCTCAAACTTGAAGTTCTAGCCAAGAGCATGAATGGGGAAGAGCTTGCTCAAAGACTGATTCAGTGCATGGCTGTGGAGTATAAAATACAGCCGAACCAGCTTCTAGCAGCAATGAGAGATGGTGCCTCAGTAAATGAGGCTGGATTGCGTCAAGTCATGTTTTTCTTTCCCAATATTTTTAATGTCATCTGTTTCTCACACACAATCGACAATGTTGGGAAACACTTTGAATTTAGTGTCCTAGACACATTTTCTAGGTGTTGGAACACCATGTTTTCTCTAAGTCCAGCTGCCCGGCTGTTGTGGAAGACAAGAACTGGCACAGCAATGCGACTTCATTCCAAAACCAGATGGTGGAGCAAATGGGAAGTCCTCAATCAGGTAATGGAGTTTTTTGGGGACGTTGAGCCCTTCCTAAGAGAAAATGATAACCTGTCTCCTGTTTGCCGTGCAAGCCTGTTGGAGATTTTTGATGATCCAGTTACTGCTAGAGACTTAGACATTGAGCTTGCTGCTATGATTGATGCGGGCAAGCACTTTGTTCAAGCAACTTATTATCTTGAGGGGGATGGTCCCTTAGTATTTGCTTGCTATGAACGTTTGTCTGCATTAGCACATGCAATAGCCATTGACTCTTTTCCAAACACCGAGGCCAAAGCTCGCCAACATGCAGGTAGAAATATGGCATTGTACAACCAGTTAGTTGCCCAAGGAAAGGCATGCATCAATCCAGGCTTCCGCTTTTACCAACAGAAATTCAGTTTGCAGTTCCACAATGTTGTTCGTGCATTTAAGGCTGCACGCTTATGTTGCCCAGTACAGGTGCAAGCACTACGTCCAACTGCTGTATCAGTCCAGGAACTAAAGCAATTTACTTTCATTACTGATGCAGAGGTTGTACAGCTTGTGGAAGAGCTGCCAAACTATCTGGCCACTGCTGATGGTGCAGCCATTGAAACAGAAGAAGACAAAGTACAGTGGTGGGCTACACATGCCGCTGCTCTCCCAAATTGGTCTGCTGCAGTCAAAAAGATCTTGTTGGTGCAGCCTAGTTCAGCATCGGCTGAGCGAGTGTTTAGCCTGCTACAAAATGCATTTAGCAAGCAGCAAGAGGCAGCATTAGAGGAAACAGTGGAAACATCGGTCATGTTACGTTACAATGACAATAAGCGCACATGA